A window of Desulfobacterales bacterium genomic DNA:
GGCTGTTCATAAACAGGCTATCAAGCAGGAACTCGCTTCGCCGCGGCGGCGATTCGGAACCCATAAGCATATCCTGCCGAAGTTGTTTCAAATTCCGCTTTTGCCGTCACGGCTGCGGCTCAGGGTCCGCTACACCGTTCGGTATAAGAAAACCCTTTCCCGGTCCAACCTCAAACGTACGGGGTTTACCGAAAGCTTACCGTCGGTGCGGGGTCGGACCAAGACAACATCTTTAAATTACAAGATAAATTCCTGAAGATGGCCTCTTTTTTTGTCTTTAAACCGGCTATTTCACCATCAAAATGGGAACTATAAGGAATTCAGGGACTGGGGAAAGCTTGATGAACCCGTAACAACCCGAAAGGCTTCAAATGCCACCCAATAAAATCAACAAGTTACAAGACGAATCACGTCCGTCGAGCGGGTTGTTGCGAGACCGACAAAGCTTAGAGACCTAAAACTTCCATTAGGAACTGGTCAATTTGAGTCATAAGAGTTGGAGGACAGCTCAGTAAGGGGCCGTCAATAAGTCTTTTGTTGTCAATAGCGCGTACTTGATCGACAAGAAGATCGGAGTTCTTTTTCAGCCTTTCCCCGGCAGGGATGCGCAAGCGAAGCGGTTCCGCATCGTCGATAAGATTCGTGGTAAGGGGAATAATTAAAGTTGACGGATGGCTTACGTCAAGGAGCTCCTGGCATTGAACAATCAGCACCGGCCGAACTTTTCCGGCCTCGGTGCCTTTGCCGGGATTGAGATTGGCCAGCCAGATTTCGCCGCGGTTATACATCAGGGGCATCCTCTATCGCATCGAACTCCGCATTCACTCTCATGCTTTCTTCTCGAACCCGTCTGGATGCCTCCATAATACGCTTTTTCCGCAGTTCCCTGGCAACCTGTTCATTCATTGCCACCACTGCTCTGCGGACATACTCGGCCCTGGGCATATGTAGCGCCCGGGCTCGCTCATTGATCTCTATAAGGATATCATCCTGAATCCGTATTGAAATTGTAGCCATATGTTGTCTCCTTTATTGTAACTATCATTTAGTATACTTATTGTGACTCGTTTTGGCAACTCGATGTTTTCGTGGGGTCGTGAAGACAGCGCGTGAAGACAGCGGGACGTTCATGAAATAGTGTAATTCTAATCAGTTCGGTTCGTTCTTTGATACGCTCATCCACGGAGATAGCGGCATGTGCACGTCTGCGTGGGGGCAGGTCTTGCGTTATAAGTTTTTGTCGGGTGTGCGTGCTTGATCATGGCCCGTCACTAAGGGATAATTTTGAATTGTGAAGGGCTCAAGGCGCAGGGCGTAGGGGACTTGAGGTCCCGCCTACGCGCTAGGCTACGGCGGGCAAGCGGGGGCCGGAAGGGATTATTCGACAAGGGGACAGGCGAATTATGGTTGAGGCGTCGCAACCTTTCATGCTACTTTTTCTTGAATCGGACGCGGTATTTCTCGGACAGCGGCATAATCAAACTAGTCAAGGATAGCCGAAGACGGCTTCAGTGGCTGTATGATGCCAAGGAAAACGACAAGTGCCTATCGATCTTCCCGCGTATGCCAAATCCGCAATACATATATTACGGACTCCTGTATCTCGTAGCGCATTTCATATCGGCCAACTAAAATGCGACGAACCTCCCGCGGTTCGAACTCTTCCAGTTTCGTACCGAGGCGAGGCTGTTCAAGGAGGCGGACTGGCGCTTTGGTGAGGGATTGTACGGTACGCGCCGCCGCCTGCTGGTTAACTGTCGCAAGAAAATCATAAAGTCGCACCAGATCGGCAAGCGCCCTGCTGGTCCATTGCAGTTTCATCAACGCGGCACAGGCAACGGCTTGTCGGTATCGAGACTATCCGCCCATGCCTGCACAGCCTGGTGATCGATGACATGACCGGCATCGACATCGTCAAGTGCCTCCATGGTCAAACGTTGGCGTTCTTCTTCTTGGGCGATCCATGCCAGCAATGCCTGTTTCACGATCCAGCCACGCGAACGTTCAAGACGAGTTGCAATCTGGTCCACTTTTTCGGCAAGCGGCAGAGGGATGTGAGCTGTCAGTACTTTGGTGTTCATAGTAATCCTCCTGATTTTTGAATCTATTTTAACCATAGTGATTAAAATAGAATTAATCAATTTCAGCCTTTCCCCGGCAGGGATGCGCAAGCGAGGAGATTTTCATTGTTGGTTGTGGCTGCGGCCCAAAAGTTATGGTCCAGCCATGCTGGTTAGTATACTTATTGTGACTCGTTTTGGCAAGTCGATGTTCTCATGGGTCGGACCAGCTAACTAGCTGAAAAAACGAGTAATAGTACTTGTTTTAGCCTGTCTTGTCGGAACTCCCCAAGATTCCCTATTACTGGATAGCGCACGGCCTGCTCGGTATAGAGCATAATCCGGAATGGGTGATCGGTCTCAAGCGCTGGTATGAAAGTAAGTTGAGGGCGGTTTTTTAGGCTGGCAAGGACGAGATGCGAGACCGGCAAACATGGCATATCACACACCGGTGTCATTCCGAGGCATAGGGGGCATAGGATCTTCATTCTTGACAGCAGCGGAATTTAGGGATTGAGGAAAAGTGAGACATAAAAGGCGCAGGGCGCAGGGCGCAGGGCTGAAAAAGCTCAAAGCTGAAAGCCCAAAGTCAATGCAGGAAACCGAACAACCAGAGAGGAATCCGATTTTTAAATCCTGTCTCAATATCATCCATGGCGAGATATGAGCGGCGTACATCCCGTATTTGGGTGAAATCCTTACCCTTGCCGCCGACCTCAACGGTAAACTCGTTATCAATCAGAAAGTCCCCTCTCTCCGGTGCGGTGAGGTTATGGTGCACCGATACCAGATTCATGAAAAAGGTCTCTCTGATATTGCCCCTGTTCTCTTGCCCGCGGCTGCAGATGGCAAGAATCTGGTTCGGGTTGTTCAGGTAAATTTTTTCCGGTTTTTCAAGTTGCCTTAGCCTGCTTGCGGTTTTCGGCAGGGTAAGTATCAAGCCCGCGTCTTCCAGAAAGGTAAGATAGGTCTTTAATGTTCTTTCATCACCGATTTCAAGGATGGTTTTCATCTTCTTCAAATCAGGCGTAAAAGGCACGGACAAGGAGATGACGGCAAGCAGTTTCTTGATTTTTTTAATACTGGCGCCGCTTAATCCGGGATGTACGGCAAGGAGATCATTTTCGATGGAGGTGTGGATATTCTGTTCCAGGGTAATGTAGAAAAGCTCTTTGTCTTTGAACTCTTGAAAATATGGATAATAGCCAAAGGCAAGATAATCACGAAAAAGGGCAAGGACTTTCGCCCCCTGTTGCTCAATGTCGTGAATGATATCCGGGGCTATCCGCTCATGGTTGGTGATGATCTCTAGCAGGGAAAAAGAGGGCAGGGCCATATCACGGAACAGTTCGATGAATTCCCGGAAGGACAAGCCCGGCAGATGCCGGACAATAGCCCTTCTGCTCAGATCATGGCTCCCTTTGTGGATCTCAAGCGCGGAACTGCCTGAGGCCAGTATATTCAACTTGGGAAAGGTGTCGTAGATGCTCTTCAGCTCGCCGGACCAGTTCGGGTACTTATGAATTTCGTCAAAACAGATGAGCCGGCCGCCGAAATTATGGAATTCTTCCGCTATCTCATACAAAGAACTCTGTCCCACCAGAAAGTGATCGGCCTGGATATAGAGAACCGGAGGCGTTGCAGAGTGACCATCAAAAGCATGTCGCAGGTGCTGAATCATAACGGTTGTTTTGCCCACGCCCCGCTGGCCCACGACAATGGAAAACCGGTTTTTCCCCAGTTCCGTCAAAAAACGGCGCTGGTACTTACGATCATAAATCCGAATAAAATGGCTGCTCAAGCTAAATAATTCTTCATGCATGATCGTAATGTAATCCTATCGAAAGTAATGGTCAATAGTAATTCACTCCTATGTGTCCGAAGGGTTTTCAGATACGATTCTGACAACCACCGCCAGAACCTTTGTCTTGTCGGAACTCCCCAAGATTCCCTGCTACTGGATAGCGCACGGCCTGCTCGGCGAATAGCGTGGAAGCTGGCAAGCTAAATGATACGCCATGCGCTCTGCGCCATGCCCGCTGCGCCATGGTTGATTCTTTGTGATGCGCCCACCTCCTTTAAATAACAGCTATGCCCTGTTGGCCTTTTTTCTGTCGTCCTGGAAAAACAGGGAGACAAGGGCGGGGCTGGAAAAGGCGATGCGGCAAGGGCGGATCGACTGGGAAGGACTGTTGTTTCTGGCAAATCTGCACCTGTGCACCCCGCTATGGTACGTCTGCCTGAAATCTGACAAGTTGCTTTATCGGTTGCCCACGGAATTACAAGCTTATCTGGAAAATATTTACCTCCTGAACCTGGGGCGCAATGAGGCTGGCAAACAGGAATTATCCAGGCTGCTCGCTGATTTTGCCGACCATTCCATTCCCGCGGTCCTGCTCAAGGGGGCGGCCACCTTTTGTGATCATCTCTATGGTGATCCCGGCGCCAGAATGATGGGAGATATCGATATCCTGGTGAACCCCCGGGATACCCGCGCCGTCTGTGCAATATTACGGGGCAGAGGATACGGAAAGGCGGATAATCCGGAACTGGAGGTCAAGGATCCGGCCGCGGCAAGTCATCACCACCATTTGCCGGCCTTCCACCGGCCCGGCTCCCGGTTCCCGGTGGAGATCCATTATAAAATCATCAGTAAGCAGGCGGGCCGGCTTTTTCCGCCCGCCATCCAGAGGGAAAGGTTTGTCAGGACAAGGCTGGACGGGCAGCCGGCGTATCTGTTGAACCCGACCGAGCGATTGATCCACAACGCAGGACACGCCCTGGTGCAAGGAATGACCTTCAGCCGTGGCCTGGTCTCGTTGCAGCAATTAAGCGATTTTTCCCACCTGGTCCAAAGGTATGGTCCACAGATCTCCTGGCCGGACTGGTTCAACCGCGGAACAGAAGCAGGGCATGGTATCGAGTTCCGCACCTATCTGCACCTGGCGAACCGCTTACAGGGAGTGGAGGTTCCCCGGGATATCCCGCCGCTGAAACGGGCGAAATGGCATGCGGCGCGTATTGTGGCGGCCGGCAAGTATATATCTGCCGATAATGGGAGACATCAGCGCAAATACGAAAGAATTCTCGGGCCATTGCTTAAGATTCTCGTTAAAGTTTATTATTATATGAGGTTGCCCGCCTTTGTCTGGGGAAATACGCGGTATACGGTTGGCAGTCGTTGTTATCCGGCGCGAATCCATCATCTTATGGTTAAAGCGGTCCAGGCCCGGAACTGGGCGAGGATTACCTATAGATAACCCGTTGTTGACAACCCTGGCCAATTGCATCGGTTTTTCCGTGACATCCGCGCTCTGCGCGGGAAAGCTTGCAGCCCGGCCGGCAACGGTGTAGATATCCGTATTATATTATCACTGACAGGCCGGCCAGGTCGCTTGGCGCCGGCAGATTTTGGACATGCTTCCGGATGGGGCGGGCAATGTCGGTCACGGGTTGATTCCCCCTGCCGGGAACAAGGAGGTCGAAATGTCGGGATCGAACAAAGAACCGGATCCGGTTGGCACGGGAAAAGATGTTGCGGATGAGAAACGCCGGGCTTTTTTGCGTAAAAGTGTGTATGCGGCATACGCCACCCCGGTGATTATGTCCATGCTGGTTGGCAAGAGTAGCGCCCAGATGTCGGGCGGTAACAGGTTCAGACGGCGAGGGAGGAACCAGTACGGGGATGATCCGGAGTGAACATTTCCTGCCACCGGGGAAAGTCCGTCAAACCCCGTGAGTTCCGCTTTTACCTGATCCGGTAACCTGCTTTCGAGGTATGCTCCTTGGTCAGGGAACGATCCGATAACGCTCTGCTGGAGCAACCCTCCCCATCGATTTACTTCTTTGCCTTTTCTGAAGGCGGGGTCCTTTTCTCCGCAAGGACCCGTCGAATCATGACCCTGAATCATTCGGCCGCGGTTATCTGGTGTCTCCTGGAGCGGATGTCGACCCTGGAGGAACTGGTAACAGAGATGACCCGGCACTTCCCGGTGGACAGGGCAACCGCGTATCAGGATACAACGGCTGTCCTGACGGTCTTGCGCGCCAAGGGGTTTGTCGGTGACCGGCCGCCTCCCGGTACGCCGGGAACCAAACACAGGGCAGGGCACCAGCAATCCGGTAAACTCCAGGCCGGTAAGATGTTACAGGCGCCGGGTCTTGCAACAAAGGGGCCGCGGTTCGATGAACCCCGCTGCTGGGCCTTCAGGCAATCTTATCAGATCTTGAATCATACGGCTGAGTTCTGCATTCAGGATCTTCGGCTCGGTTCGTCTTTCCGGCCGCTGATGCAACAACTGGCTGATAAGAACAACAGCGCCGCGGACACGGAGATCTGGGTACTTCCGGGTACAGGAGGGGGGGACACCTGGGATATTCTCCGGGACCGCAGGTTGCTTTTCGAGAAGGTGCCCACGGAAAGGGTGCTGCCATGCCTGTTTTCCCTGGCCTTTGCCGGGTACTGTGACGCCTTTGCCAACCGGTTGCTTTTACATGCCGCGGTCCTGGCAAAGGGGGAGCGGGCGATCATTTTTCCGGCAACGGCCGGGTCCGGCAAGACCACCCTGGCCGCGGTCCTTGTCATGCGGGGCTGGCGGTTTTATTCCGATGAACTCGCCGGGCTCAGCGTTGAGAAGCTGACGGTCGCCCCGTTTGCCCTGCCCATGAGTATCAAATCAGGCTCGGTAAGTCAACTGGCGCCCTACTATCCCGGATTGCAGTCAGCGGAGGTCCACCAGCGGGCCGATGGAAAGGAGGTTCGATATCTGGTGCCGCCCCTTGACCGGATAGCCGGGCCAGGGGCGGAGGCGATGATTGAGGCGGTGGTCTTTCCCAGGATTAAAAGACCGTCGCCGACCGGCCTGGTGGAACTCGGCAAGGCAGAGGCCCTGATGCGGCTGGCAGAGACCTGTTCCTCGGACCGGGATCTCATCCCCGGAGACATAGAGGCAATGATCAGGGTTGTGGAACAGTGCGCATGCCTGGAACTTGTTTTTTCAGATCCGGAGGAAGCGGCCGGGTTGCTGGAAAACAGCTTGACGGGCCGGGCCGGCTGAAGGCGCATGGGGCAGAGGGCATGGCGCAAAGGGTGAAGGGATTTGCGATTTGTTCTCAGTTGTTTTATCCTGTGCGCATTGCGCCTTCAGCTATGCGCTTCCCCGCTTGCCAGCCAGATCGCTTGTCCCAAGGAGATCCTTTGCCCAAAAAACACCGCATTCTGTGTGCTGCGATCCTGCTCGTTTTTTTTGCCGCCACCGGTGTTGCGCTCACCAGGGTGAATTTTCGGATTGACAGCAAGATCATCGACCAGGCGGTGCGACGGTACGGAGACCAGGCCCGGGTCTGGCTGGAGCGGTGGCAGGAGTTGATCCGGCAGGACAGCACTGTTCCGGAGCGGGAGCAGCTCAAAAGGGTTAATGATTTTTTCAACCAGCTGGAGTTTGTTTCCGACATCTCCCACTGGGGAAAAAGCGATTACTGGGCCACCCCGGTGGAGTTTCTCAGCAGCCGGGGGGGGGACTGTGAAGATTTTTCCCTGGCCAAGTACTTTACCCTCAGGGCAATGGGGGTTCCGGAAAGCAAGCTGAAGCTTACCTACGTCAGGGCCCTCGACTTTGACCAGCCGCACATGGTCCTCACCTACTACACCAGCCCTGGCGCCGAGCCGCTGGTCCTCGACAACATCAAAAAAACCATCAAGCCGGCCTCAAAACGGAAAGATCTGGTGCCGGTCTACAGTTTTAACGGCAGCGGGCTCTGGCTGGCAAAGCAACGGGGTCGCGGCATGATGCTGGGCGGCCGCAACCGTCTCACCCTCTGGCAGGATCTCCTAGAACGGATGCCGGAAGGTCTGTTGACAGAGCCGGACAAAAAATTGACCGCAGACAAGGGGAATCGACCATGACACTGTATCGACAGCTCATTCTTTTCATCCTTCTTCTGTTCCTGCTTCTCTTTACCGGAAGCTGGCTGGCAAAGCTTGAAAGCACCCGCTCGTTTCTTTTCAACCAACTGCAATCACACGCCCAGGATACGGCCACCTCCCTGGGACTGTCGCTGTCGCAGTGCATGGCTGATAACGATATGGTGGCGGTTGAGTCCCGGCTCAACGCGATTTTCGACCGGGGCTATTACCGGCTGATCCGGCTCACGGATGTTTCCGGCGCTGTTTTAAAAGAACTTACCCTTAAGGTGAAAATCGAAGACGTTCCGCAATGGTTTGTCCGGTTGTTCCCCTTAGAGACCCCCTATGCCCGGGCAAACGTGATGTCCGGCTGGTACCAGTCCGGCACCCTCATTGTGGAGAGCCACCCGGGCTATGCCTATAAGATGCTCTGGGAGACGGCCACCCGGATGACCATCTGGTTCGCGGGTGCTGGACTTGTGGTCTTGATCGCCGGCAGCCTGGGCCTGCGGATTCTGCTCCGCCCCTTGCAGGAGGTGGAGCGCCAGGCCG
This region includes:
- a CDS encoding transglutaminase-like cysteine peptidase; protein product: MPKKHRILCAAILLVFFAATGVALTRVNFRIDSKIIDQAVRRYGDQARVWLERWQELIRQDSTVPEREQLKRVNDFFNQLEFVSDISHWGKSDYWATPVEFLSSRGGDCEDFSLAKYFTLRAMGVPESKLKLTYVRALDFDQPHMVLTYYTSPGAEPLVLDNIKKTIKPASKRKDLVPVYSFNGSGLWLAKQRGRGMMLGGRNRLTLWQDLLERMPEGLLTEPDKKLTADKGNRP
- a CDS encoding type II toxin-antitoxin system PemK/MazF family toxin — encoded protein: MYNRGEIWLANLNPGKGTEAGKVRPVLIVQCQELLDVSHPSTLIIPLTTNLIDDAEPLRLRIPAGERLKKNSDLLVDQVRAIDNKRLIDGPLLSCPPTLMTQIDQFLMEVLGL
- a CDS encoding PqqD family peptide modification chaperone, whose product is MTLNHSAAVIWCLLERMSTLEELVTEMTRHFPVDRATAYQDTTAVLTVLRAKGFVGDRPPPGTPGTKHRAGHQQSGKLQAGKMLQAPGLATKGPRFDEPRCWAFRQSYQILNHTAEFCIQDLRLGSSFRPLMQQLADKNNSAADTEIWVLPGTGGGDTWDILRDRRLLFEKVPTERVLPCLFSLAFAGYCDAFANRLLLHAAVLAKGERAIIFPATAGSGKTTLAAVLVMRGWRFYSDELAGLSVEKLTVAPFALPMSIKSGSVSQLAPYYPGLQSAEVHQRADGKEVRYLVPPLDRIAGPGAEAMIEAVVFPRIKRPSPTGLVELGKAEALMRLAETCSSDRDLIPGDIEAMIRVVEQCACLELVFSDPEEAAGLLENSLTGRAG
- a CDS encoding type II toxin-antitoxin system RelE/ParE family toxin, whose product is MKLQWTSRALADLVRLYDFLATVNQQAAARTVQSLTKAPVRLLEQPRLGTKLEEFEPREVRRILVGRYEMRYEIQESVIYVLRIWHTREDR
- a CDS encoding nucleotidyltransferase family protein translates to MRPPPLNNSYALLAFFLSSWKNRETRAGLEKAMRQGRIDWEGLLFLANLHLCTPLWYVCLKSDKLLYRLPTELQAYLENIYLLNLGRNEAGKQELSRLLADFADHSIPAVLLKGAATFCDHLYGDPGARMMGDIDILVNPRDTRAVCAILRGRGYGKADNPELEVKDPAAASHHHHLPAFHRPGSRFPVEIHYKIISKQAGRLFPPAIQRERFVRTRLDGQPAYLLNPTERLIHNAGHALVQGMTFSRGLVSLQQLSDFSHLVQRYGPQISWPDWFNRGTEAGHGIEFRTYLHLANRLQGVEVPRDIPPLKRAKWHAARIVAAGKYISADNGRHQRKYERILGPLLKILVKVYYYMRLPAFVWGNTRYTVGSRCYPARIHHLMVKAVQARNWARITYR
- a CDS encoding AAA family ATPase translates to MSSHFIRIYDRKYQRRFLTELGKNRFSIVVGQRGVGKTTVMIQHLRHAFDGHSATPPVLYIQADHFLVGQSSLYEIAEEFHNFGGRLICFDEIHKYPNWSGELKSIYDTFPKLNILASGSSALEIHKGSHDLSRRAIVRHLPGLSFREFIELFRDMALPSFSLLEIITNHERIAPDIIHDIEQQGAKVLALFRDYLAFGYYPYFQEFKDKELFYITLEQNIHTSIENDLLAVHPGLSGASIKKIKKLLAVISLSVPFTPDLKKMKTILEIGDERTLKTYLTFLEDAGLILTLPKTASRLRQLEKPEKIYLNNPNQILAICSRGQENRGNIRETFFMNLVSVHHNLTAPERGDFLIDNEFTVEVGGKGKDFTQIRDVRRSYLAMDDIETGFKNRIPLWLFGFLH
- a CDS encoding ribbon-helix-helix protein, CopG family, with product MATISIRIQDDILIEINERARALHMPRAEYVRRAVVAMNEQVARELRKKRIMEASRRVREESMRVNAEFDAIEDAPDV
- a CDS encoding ribbon-helix-helix domain-containing protein, whose protein sequence is MNTKVLTAHIPLPLAEKVDQIATRLERSRGWIVKQALLAWIAQEEERQRLTMEALDDVDAGHVIDHQAVQAWADSLDTDKPLPVPR